One Elusimicrobiota bacterium DNA window includes the following coding sequences:
- the def gene encoding peptide deformylase: MSKLKIYKYGEPILRQKCKPVEQINSQIKKLISDMFETMYNAPGVGLAAPQVGVSLNLCLIDPNIDGKKQPIALINPKIVDKKGKIFEEEGCLSFPGILAKVKRFENIKVEAVNEKGLPIIVQGTGILSRIIQHEMDHLNGKLFVDYLSFFKRKKIESEIRKRKKSGTW; encoded by the coding sequence ATGTCAAAACTTAAAATTTACAAATACGGCGAGCCGATTTTAAGACAAAAATGTAAACCGGTGGAGCAGATTAATTCTCAGATAAAAAAACTTATTTCTGATATGTTTGAAACGATGTACAATGCGCCCGGGGTGGGCCTTGCTGCCCCTCAGGTAGGGGTTTCTTTAAACCTTTGTTTAATTGATCCCAATATTGATGGGAAAAAGCAGCCGATAGCGCTGATTAATCCTAAGATTGTTGATAAAAAGGGGAAGATATTTGAAGAAGAAGGCTGCCTTTCTTTTCCCGGTATTCTTGCAAAGGTAAAAAGATTTGAAAACATAAAAGTTGAGGCGGTGAATGAGAAAGGATTGCCGATAATAGTGCAGGGCACGGGTATCTTAAGCAGGATAATTCAGCATGAGATGGATCATTTGAATGGAAAACTATTCGTTGACTATTTATCCTTTTTCAAAAGAAAAAAAATTGAAAGTGAAATTAGGAAAAGAAAAAAGAGCGGAACATGGTAA
- the fmt gene encoding methionyl-tRNA formyltransferase: MVKIIFFGTPEIAVPFLKECLEKHTVVGVITQPDKPSSRHYKIHSPEVKIEAVKNEVDVFQPEKFNDELIEEIKALKPDVGIVVSYGKLIPKRVFDLPAFGCFNIHFSLLPKYRGAAPVQWVLINGEKTTGVTSFWIEETLDSGPILVQKTVQIESDDEATSLFNKLIPVGIEVMNETLDLLKNGKVPGTPQKGMPSLAPSLEKEDGKINWAKSANEILNLIRGTYPWPGAYTLGSDGKMANKRLKIIKARLIPSPVKEKNGVVVELKKNEGFLVGCGEGALLITEVQPENKNPMSAWAFIQGGYVGLGSKFS, translated from the coding sequence ATGGTAAAGATTATTTTTTTCGGGACTCCGGAAATTGCGGTTCCTTTCTTGAAAGAGTGCTTAGAAAAGCATACTGTTGTTGGAGTAATTACCCAGCCTGATAAACCGTCTTCCAGGCATTACAAAATACATTCGCCCGAAGTTAAAATTGAAGCGGTTAAAAATGAAGTAGATGTTTTTCAGCCTGAAAAGTTCAATGATGAGTTGATAGAAGAAATTAAAGCTTTAAAACCCGATGTCGGGATTGTTGTTTCATACGGGAAACTTATTCCAAAAAGAGTTTTTGATTTGCCCGCTTTTGGATGTTTCAACATTCATTTCTCGCTTTTGCCAAAATACCGCGGAGCTGCGCCTGTTCAGTGGGTGTTGATAAACGGGGAAAAAACAACCGGTGTAACCTCATTCTGGATTGAAGAAACTCTGGATTCGGGCCCTATATTAGTTCAAAAAACAGTTCAAATAGAATCTGATGATGAAGCAACAAGCCTTTTTAATAAATTGATTCCTGTAGGTATTGAAGTTATGAATGAAACGCTTGACCTGTTAAAAAACGGAAAAGTTCCGGGAACGCCTCAAAAAGGAATGCCGAGTCTTGCTCCGTCATTAGAAAAAGAGGACGGGAAAATAAACTGGGCTAAATCTGCCAACGAAATACTGAATCTCATAAGGGGAACTTATCCTTGGCCGGGGGCATATACATTGGGAAGTGACGGAAAAATGGCAAATAAAAGACTTAAAATTATTAAGGCTCGCCTAATTCCTTCTCCAGTAAAAGAAAAAAATGGTGTAGTTGTTGAATTGAAAAAAAATGAAGGTTTTTTGGTAGGCTGCGGGGAGGGGGCTCTTCTTATAACAGAGGTTCAGCCGGAAAATAAAAATCCTATGTCCGCTTGGGCATTCATTCAAGGCGGTTATGTAGGATTAGGGTCAAAATTCAGCTGA
- the rpmE gene encoding 50S ribosomal protein L31: MREGIHPQYVDCTVTCACGYSFKTRSTKPILKLEICSNCHPFFTGKQKLVDSAGRVERFQKRFAKTEGKTVKRAKKVKESIADKKPKGKILTTSPKRKSAGKKEEKSGKKEK, translated from the coding sequence ATGAGAGAAGGAATACATCCCCAATATGTTGACTGTACTGTAACTTGTGCTTGCGGGTACTCGTTTAAAACGCGTTCAACAAAACCTATATTAAAACTGGAAATTTGCTCAAATTGTCACCCATTTTTCACTGGTAAACAGAAATTGGTAGACTCAGCCGGGCGCGTAGAAAGGTTCCAAAAACGTTTCGCTAAAACGGAAGGCAAAACAGTTAAGCGCGCGAAAAAGGTAAAAGAATCTATTGCGGACAAAAAGCCCAAAGGGAAGATTTTAACTACTTCTCCGAAAAGAAAATCAGCAGGAAAAAAAGAAGAAAAATCCGGTAAAAAAGAGAAGTAG
- the prfA gene encoding peptide chain release factor 1, which yields MFSEAIKQKLEKMYNRTEELERLLSDPSVISNSELYRKYSKEHSLLLAFAQNYREYKNLLNELKNLDELKSSSDTEIKIIAESEYVNLSSRLEKLETEMKIFLIPPDPNEGKNIIVEIRAGTGGEEAALFAGDLFRMYCRYAESKGYKIEQMDSNPTGIGGFKEVIFSVSGKDVWKYFKFERGIHRVQRVPETEASGRIHTSAVTVAVLPEAEEVDVEVKPEDLRIDTYRASGAGGQHVNKTDSAVRITHIPSGVAVACQDERSQMKNRAKAMQILRAKLYDQKMVEQENSIIEDRRKQVGSGDRSEKIRTYNFPQNRITDHRLDFSIHRLKEVLEGDMDELLEKLITADQEQRMSSIGR from the coding sequence ATGTTTAGCGAAGCAATTAAACAAAAACTTGAAAAAATGTATAATAGAACTGAAGAGCTGGAACGTTTATTGAGCGATCCTTCAGTAATTTCTAATTCCGAGCTTTATCGTAAGTATTCAAAAGAGCATTCGCTTCTTCTAGCATTTGCACAGAATTACCGTGAATATAAAAATCTGCTTAATGAACTTAAAAATCTTGATGAACTTAAAAGTTCCAGCGATACCGAAATAAAAATTATTGCGGAAAGCGAATATGTTAATCTGAGCAGCAGGCTGGAAAAATTAGAAACAGAGATGAAGATATTTTTAATTCCTCCAGATCCTAATGAGGGAAAAAATATTATAGTTGAAATACGGGCAGGGACGGGAGGGGAAGAAGCAGCTCTTTTTGCAGGGGATCTTTTTAGGATGTACTGCCGGTACGCTGAAAGCAAGGGGTATAAGATTGAGCAGATGGACTCAAATCCCACGGGGATCGGAGGATTTAAGGAAGTAATTTTTTCAGTATCGGGAAAAGATGTCTGGAAATATTTTAAATTTGAACGCGGAATACACCGTGTTCAAAGGGTTCCCGAAACTGAAGCTTCAGGGAGAATACATACTTCTGCGGTTACGGTTGCGGTTCTGCCGGAAGCCGAAGAAGTTGATGTTGAAGTTAAACCAGAAGATTTAAGAATTGACACTTACCGGGCTTCCGGCGCGGGCGGCCAGCACGTAAATAAAACGGATTCGGCTGTGCGCATAACACACATTCCTTCAGGGGTAGCTGTCGCCTGCCAGGATGAGCGCAGTCAAATGAAAAACCGCGCAAAAGCAATGCAGATTTTGAGAGCAAAGCTTTATGATCAAAAGATGGTTGAGCAGGAGAACTCAATTATTGAAGATAGAAGGAAACAGGTCGGTTCGGGAGACCGCTCAGAAAAAATTAGAACATATAATTTCCCTCAAAATAGAATAACTGACCACAGGCTAGATTTTAGTATTCATCGCCTGAAAGAAGTATTGGAAGGCGATATGGATGAACTTCTGGAAAAGCTGATTACAGCCGATCAGGAACAGAGGATGTCAAGCATAGGCAGATAA